Proteins from one Peromyscus eremicus unplaced genomic scaffold, PerEre_H2_v1 PerEre#2#chr22_unloc_1, whole genome shotgun sequence genomic window:
- the Actl9 gene encoding actin-like protein 9, with the protein MDVNGHAKPQPSPETPGPLALNSSTLLVNNSLQQDSLNLVVDRLPPKTGAVVIDMGTGTCKVGFAGHSQPTYTVATILGCQPKKQATKGRSELETFIGEAARSRPELRLVKPIRNGIVVDWEAAELIWRHILEHDLRVATQDHPLLFSDPPFSPVTNREKLIEVAFESLHSPAIYVASQSVLSVYAHGRVNGLVVDTGHGVSYTVPVVQGYNLPHAIQRLDLAGNHLTAFLAEMLLGSGFSLRQEDLDIVESIKHRYCYLASDFQKEQARLDQECKQTLKLPDGRTVTLGKELFQCPELLFHPPEIPGLSPMGLPAMAEQSLIKVPRELRNHVAQNVLLCGGSSLFTGLEGRFRAELLRSLPPEDHVVVMAQPNRNLSVWIGGSILASLRAFQSCWVLREHYEERGPQVVYRKCY; encoded by the coding sequence ATGGATGTCAATGGACACGCAAAGCCCCAGCCCTCCCCAGAGACTCCTGGACCTCTTGCCCTGAACTCCAGCACACTCCTTGTGAACAACAGTCTACAGCAAGATTCCCTCAACCTGGTTGTCGACAGGCTCCCACCAAAGACAGGTGCTGTGGTTATTGACATGGGCACAGGCACCTGTAAAGTGGGCTTTGCAGGACATTCCCAACCCACCTATACCGTGGCCACCATCCTGGGTTGCCAGCCCAAGAAACAGGCTACCAAGGGCCGGTCAGAGCTGGAAACGTTTATTGGGGAGGCAGCCCGCTCCCGCCCAGAGCTGAGGTTGGTGAAACCTATTCGCAACGGCATTGTGGTGGACTGGGAAGCAGCCGAACTAATCTGGCGACACATCCTGGAACATGATCTCCGAGTGGCCACCCAGGATCACCCTCTACTGTTTTCGGATCCACCCTTCAGCCCAGTTACCAACCGTGAGAAGCTAATAGAAGTGGCCTTTGAGTCTCTGCACTCTCCAGCCATATATGTGGCATCTCAATCTGTATTGTCAGTCTATGCCCACGGGCGTGTTAATGGACTTGTTGTAGACACTGGCCATGGAGTCAGCTACACAGTGCCAGTTGTTCAGGGCTACAACCTACCCCATGCCATCCAACGCTTGGACCTGGCCGGCAACCATCTTACTGCCTTTCTAGCAGAGATGCTGCTGGGCTCTGGCTTCTCATTGAGACAAGAGGACCTGGACATTGTGGAGAGCATCAAACACCGTTACTGTTATTTGGCCTCAGATTTCCAAAAGGAGCAGGCTCGTCTGGATCAGGAGTGCAAGCAGACCCTGAAGCTGCCGGATGGACGGACTGTCACTCTGGGGAAGGAGTTATTCCAGTGCCCAGAGCTCCTATTCCATCCGCCCGAGATACCAGGACTGTCGCCCATGGGCCTCCCAGCCATGGCTGAACAGAGCCTCATAAAGGTGCCTCGGGAGCTACGGAACCATGTGGCCCAGAATGTGCTCCTGTGTGGAGGCTCCTCCCTCTTTACTGGCCTGGAGGGTCGCTTCAGGGCAGAGCTACTGCGCTCTCTGCCACCTGAGGATCACGTGGTGGTGATGGCACAACCCAACAGGAACCTCTCTGTGTGGATTGGGGGCTCCATTCTGGCCTCGTTGCGTGCTTTCCAGTCCTGCTGGGTCTTGCGGGAACATTATGAAGAAAGGGGACCTCAGGTTGTATACCGAAAATGCTACTAA